In Streptomyces sp. NBC_00306, a single genomic region encodes these proteins:
- a CDS encoding DUF6573 family protein, with amino-acid sequence MSDHTKDLLARIDDDLSVGPCAMRSVPFESTDSAPAASDDPATLRPLVAERQSRAEGIARGALFPVPEGIAREAGFMFPVALTRAAWLDCVAWTDEDSTRQTPQDQEGRLWDVLYMSASAARRGGSSRTEVELYRVPRDGQTQAARLVQLVCVMGPGDNEDLPEITIMIPGED; translated from the coding sequence ATGAGCGACCACACCAAGGATCTGCTGGCCCGCATCGACGACGACTTGAGCGTCGGCCCGTGCGCCATGCGCTCGGTCCCCTTCGAGAGCACCGACAGCGCCCCCGCAGCCAGCGACGATCCGGCCACCCTGCGGCCCCTGGTGGCCGAGCGGCAGAGCCGCGCCGAGGGCATCGCGCGCGGTGCGCTCTTTCCCGTCCCCGAAGGCATCGCACGCGAAGCCGGGTTCATGTTCCCGGTCGCCCTCACCCGCGCCGCGTGGCTGGACTGCGTCGCGTGGACCGACGAGGACAGCACGCGCCAGACGCCGCAGGACCAGGAAGGCCGTCTGTGGGACGTGCTGTACATGAGTGCCAGTGCCGCACGCCGGGGCGGCAGCAGCCGAACCGAGGTCGAGCTCTACCGGGTCCCGCGCGACGGGCAGACGCAGGCCGCCCGCCTGGTGCAGCTCGTGTGCGTCATGGGTCCCGGTGACAACGAGGACCTCCCGGAGATCACCATCATGATCCCCGGCGAAGACTGA